One genomic window of Ziziphus jujuba cultivar Dongzao chromosome 4, ASM3175591v1 includes the following:
- the LOC107417180 gene encoding LOB domain-containing protein 2 isoform X2 → MQRNNNGTAGAQPACAACKHQRKKCQEGCILAPYFPAERSREFQAVHKVFGVSNVTKMVKNIREEDRRRAVDSLVWEACCRQKDPVLGPYSEYKKVYEELKMYKSEENQMLQLTGQKNTISYKSLSSLVARNNGGHGISSNGTGVGGVVSSNGFNYFHESGNVLVEPSTFGYPSNYMQLCSEKTRGEKNIDSVVPLQQHLVSGGFNQQYYHSESREPSSV, encoded by the exons ATGCAAAGGAATAACAATGGCACAGCAGGAGCTCAACCAGCATGCGCAGCATGCAAgcaccaaagaaaaaaatgccAAGAAGGGTGCATATTGGCACCCTATTTTCCTGCAGAAAGAAGCCGCGAATTCCAAGCCGTGCACAAAGTTTTCGGGGTTAGTAACGTCACAAAGATGGTGAAGAATATTCGAGAAGAAGATCGGAGAAGGGCGGTGGATTCATTGGTATGGGAAGCTTGTTGCAGACAGAAAGATCCAGTTCTAGGTCCTTATTCAGAGTATAAGAAGGTTTATGAGGAGCTTAAGATGTACAAAAGCGAAGAAAATCAAATGCTTCAACTAACAGGGCAAAAGAATACTATCAGTTATAAATCTTTATCAAGTTTGGTTGCTCGAAATAATGGTGGCCATGGGATTAGTAGTAATGGAACAGGCGTTGGGGGAGTTGTTAGCAGTAAtgggtttaattattttcatgaaaGTGGGAACGTTCTAGTCGAACCAAGCACGTTTGGTTATCCTTCAAATTATATGCAATTATGTTCAGAAAAAACAAGGGGAGAAAAGAATATTGATTCTGTGGTTCCATTGCAGCAGCATTTGGTCAGTGGCGGTTTTAATCAGCAATACTATCACTCAG aatctcGTGAACCATCAAGTGTTTGA
- the LOC107417180 gene encoding LOB domain-containing protein 2 isoform X1 — protein sequence MQRNNNGTAGAQPACAACKHQRKKCQEGCILAPYFPAERSREFQAVHKVFGVSNVTKMVKNIREEDRRRAVDSLVWEACCRQKDPVLGPYSEYKKVYEELKMYKSEENQMLQLTGQKNTISYKSLSSLVARNNGGHGISSNGTGVGGVVSSNGFNYFHESGNVLVEPSTFGYPSNYMQLCSEKTRGEKNIDSVVPLQQHLVSGGFNQQYYHSGQFNQVNGKAFETTIWEGDS from the exons ATGCAAAGGAATAACAATGGCACAGCAGGAGCTCAACCAGCATGCGCAGCATGCAAgcaccaaagaaaaaaatgccAAGAAGGGTGCATATTGGCACCCTATTTTCCTGCAGAAAGAAGCCGCGAATTCCAAGCCGTGCACAAAGTTTTCGGGGTTAGTAACGTCACAAAGATGGTGAAGAATATTCGAGAAGAAGATCGGAGAAGGGCGGTGGATTCATTGGTATGGGAAGCTTGTTGCAGACAGAAAGATCCAGTTCTAGGTCCTTATTCAGAGTATAAGAAGGTTTATGAGGAGCTTAAGATGTACAAAAGCGAAGAAAATCAAATGCTTCAACTAACAGGGCAAAAGAATACTATCAGTTATAAATCTTTATCAAGTTTGGTTGCTCGAAATAATGGTGGCCATGGGATTAGTAGTAATGGAACAGGCGTTGGGGGAGTTGTTAGCAGTAAtgggtttaattattttcatgaaaGTGGGAACGTTCTAGTCGAACCAAGCACGTTTGGTTATCCTTCAAATTATATGCAATTATGTTCAGAAAAAACAAGGGGAGAAAAGAATATTGATTCTGTGGTTCCATTGCAGCAGCATTTGGTCAGTGGCGGTTTTAATCAGCAATACTATCACTCAG GTCAATTCAATCAAGTGAATGGCAAGGCATTCGAAACTACAATATGGGAGGGGGATTCTTAA